One stretch of Thermanaerosceptrum fracticalcis DNA includes these proteins:
- a CDS encoding DUF3189 family protein: MRIIYNCYGGSHSSITAAAIHVGLLPETRVAKKEELLNVPYFDAQVAPDHGRIRFIGFDEYGNEVYITSKKNLGRQYESIMRQFIYLAGGNQEDFLFINTMAYVNFLMVIGGYTSRRLGLSLLGRPIVIRGTQLSYMKFVHLVRLVKNKFLKQNMEDRCENCLP, translated from the coding sequence TGCTGCGGCCATTCACGTAGGGCTCTTGCCGGAAACTCGGGTGGCCAAGAAAGAGGAACTGCTGAATGTTCCTTATTTTGATGCCCAGGTTGCCCCTGACCATGGACGGATAAGGTTTATAGGGTTTGATGAGTACGGGAATGAAGTCTATATCACCAGCAAAAAAAACCTGGGCCGTCAATACGAGAGTATTATGCGTCAATTTATTTACCTGGCAGGCGGAAATCAGGAAGATTTCCTATTTATTAATACTATGGCCTATGTCAATTTTCTCATGGTTATTGGAGGTTACACTTCACGCCGCCTGGGTTTATCTCTTTTAGGCCGTCCTATCGTCATTAGGGGCACACAGCTTTCGTACATGAAATTTGTCCACCTGGTGAGGTTGGTCAAAAACAAGTTTTTAAAGCAAAATATGGAGGATCGCTGTGAAAATTGTTTACCTTGA